A genomic segment from Propionibacteriaceae bacterium ZF39 encodes:
- a CDS encoding UDP-N-acetylmuramate dehydrogenase, translating to MTEVDTLARFTTLRVGGPATKFVVASTEQELIDAVRAADAAGEQTLLLGGGSNVLIADEGFDGTVIMIRTRGIDAEIDACSGAFVTIAAGEPWDHVVAHSVAQGWVGLEALSGIPGLTGATPIQNVGAYGAEVSQTLARVRTLDRSTGELKTFTAAECGFGYRWSKFKAEPGRWVVLSVTFQLPLGEMSAPIRYAELARSLGVEVGERADADAVREAVLDLRRGKGMVLDEADHDTWSAGSFFTNPILSVEVADTLPERAPRFPTADGLVKTSAAWLIDNAGFSKGFGADLGAGRATLSTKHTLALTNRGEATATDVVELARTVRAGVQERFGVTLVPEPVLIGCAL from the coding sequence ATGACCGAGGTCGACACCCTCGCCCGCTTCACCACGCTCCGCGTCGGTGGTCCCGCGACGAAATTCGTCGTCGCCAGCACCGAGCAGGAGCTGATCGACGCCGTGCGCGCAGCCGATGCAGCCGGCGAGCAGACCCTGCTCCTCGGTGGCGGATCCAATGTGCTGATCGCCGACGAGGGCTTCGACGGCACGGTCATCATGATCCGGACGCGCGGCATCGACGCCGAGATCGACGCCTGCAGCGGTGCGTTCGTCACCATCGCGGCCGGCGAACCGTGGGATCACGTCGTCGCGCATTCCGTCGCCCAGGGCTGGGTCGGGCTCGAGGCACTCTCGGGCATCCCTGGCCTGACCGGCGCGACCCCGATCCAGAACGTCGGTGCCTATGGTGCGGAGGTCTCCCAGACCCTCGCGCGCGTCCGCACGCTCGACCGCTCCACCGGCGAGCTCAAAACCTTCACCGCCGCCGAATGCGGCTTCGGCTATCGCTGGTCGAAGTTCAAGGCCGAGCCGGGCCGCTGGGTCGTGCTCTCGGTGACGTTCCAGCTTCCGTTGGGCGAGATGTCGGCCCCGATCCGGTACGCCGAGTTGGCCCGGTCGCTCGGAGTGGAGGTCGGCGAGCGGGCCGATGCCGACGCGGTGCGCGAGGCCGTGCTCGACCTGCGGCGCGGCAAGGGCATGGTGCTCGACGAGGCCGACCATGACACGTGGAGCGCGGGCTCGTTCTTCACGAATCCGATCCTTTCCGTCGAGGTGGCCGACACACTGCCCGAGCGGGCGCCGCGGTTCCCGACTGCCGACGGCCTCGTCAAGACCTCCGCAGCCTGGCTGATCGACAACGCCGGATTCTCCAAGGGCTTCGGTGCGGACCTCGGTGCCGGGCGCGCGACCCTGTCGACCAAGCACACCCTCGCGCTCACCAACCGCGGCGAGGCGACCGCGACCGACGTGGTCGAACTGGCCCGCACGGTCCGCGCGGGCGTGCAGGAGCGTTTCGGCGTCACCCTGGTGCCCGAGCCGGTGTTGATCGGCTGCGCCCTTTGA
- the rpmG gene encoding 50S ribosomal protein L33, with amino-acid sequence MAKASDVRPKITLACTECKERNYITKKNRRNDPDRLELKKFCPKCHTHTAHRETR; translated from the coding sequence ATGGCCAAAGCTTCTGACGTACGGCCCAAGATCACCTTGGCCTGCACCGAGTGCAAGGAGCGCAACTACATCACCAAGAAGAACCGGCGCAACGACCCGGATCGTCTTGAGCTGAAGAAGTTCTGCCCCAAGTGCCACACCCACACTGCGCATCGCGAGACTCGCTGA
- a CDS encoding nucleoside hydrolase yields the protein MTQPILLDCDPGLDDAVALLLAAGDPRVEIAAITTVAGNQTLAKVTDNARRLARLAGLDVPVAAGCERPLVRPPAWSTMHGDSGLGGVALEVEPVALDPRHAVDVIIGVVMSRPGEVTLVPIGPLTNIAMAVRKEPRIVENVREVVLMGGGYHSGNRTAVAEFNVLTDPEAAHIVFGEAWPLTMVGLDLTWQALATPDVMGRIGAVDTAAARLVVDMLGSYAEAYRSNHFASPPVHDPCAVARVIDPSVMTTRKAPLTVELCGTATLGMTVADFRDPDPQCTTQVAVDLDVERFWDLVVGALSQLSQPTKIN from the coding sequence GTGACACAACCGATCCTGCTGGACTGTGACCCGGGCCTCGATGATGCGGTAGCGCTGCTGCTGGCCGCGGGCGACCCACGCGTCGAAATCGCCGCGATCACCACCGTGGCAGGCAATCAGACCCTGGCCAAGGTGACCGACAACGCGCGGCGGTTGGCCCGGCTGGCCGGTCTGGACGTGCCGGTGGCGGCGGGGTGCGAGCGGCCGCTGGTACGCCCGCCGGCCTGGTCGACCATGCATGGCGACTCGGGACTGGGTGGGGTGGCGCTCGAGGTGGAGCCCGTCGCACTCGATCCGAGGCATGCCGTGGACGTGATCATCGGGGTAGTGATGTCGCGGCCCGGGGAGGTCACCCTGGTGCCCATCGGGCCGCTGACGAACATCGCGATGGCCGTCCGCAAGGAGCCGCGGATCGTCGAGAACGTGCGCGAGGTCGTGTTGATGGGCGGCGGATATCACAGCGGCAACCGCACGGCCGTCGCCGAGTTCAACGTCCTGACCGATCCGGAGGCGGCACACATCGTGTTCGGGGAGGCGTGGCCACTGACGATGGTCGGGCTGGACCTGACGTGGCAGGCGCTGGCGACGCCCGACGTGATGGGTCGGATCGGGGCGGTCGACACGGCTGCCGCGCGGTTGGTGGTGGACATGCTCGGGTCGTACGCCGAGGCGTACCGGTCGAATCATTTCGCCTCTCCCCCGGTGCACGATCCCTGCGCGGTGGCGCGAGTGATCGATCCATCGGTGATGACGACCCGGAAGGCACCGCTGACCGTTGAGCTGTGCGGCACCGCCACTCTCGGCATGACCGTCGCGGATTTCCGCGATCCCGATCCGCAGTGCACGACTCAGGTCGCCGTGGACCTGGATGTCGAGCGATTCTGGGACCTGGTCGTCGGAGCGCTCTCCCAATTGTCCCAACCAACCAAGATCAACTGA
- a CDS encoding iron ABC transporter permease, with the protein MLVAVFSMLPLAYLLFHVATGNRATVISTLASPRTMALLLNSAFLVVAVTGLATVFGVGLAWLTERTDLAGRGIWRVAAALPLAMPSYVAAYAWISTTDIEGAFGSVMVLTGSTFPYVYLSAAAALRSTGGTLEEVAASLGQNRWTVFRRVTWPTVRPAAAAGGLLVATYTLSDFGSVALMRYDVFTRAIFMSYRASFDRLPAAVLACVLVVMTLIITGAEMRTRSKASSLGNAQGPKRPPVPLRLGVWQVPVVALLVGVLTVSLAYPVVAVLRWFLSDIGAGLPGELGEVVANTVLVCAAAAAIATLAALPLGIYGARSQSKLSRTVQQVVYFAHGLPGLVVALAMVFFGIRYARAIYQEWPLLVLTYVLLLLSAAMGAIRGAVVTSSPRIEEAARSLGAGTGRVLRRVTLPLAMPGIAAGFVLVMLSAMKELPATLLLRPAGFETLATRLWMNTEELAYADAAPYALGLVLVALIPAVALVRVSLPKTARPAEVQDAESVVEPLS; encoded by the coding sequence GTGCTGGTCGCGGTGTTCTCGATGCTGCCGCTGGCGTACCTCCTCTTCCACGTGGCCACCGGCAATCGCGCCACGGTCATCTCCACGCTCGCGAGCCCGCGCACGATGGCGCTGCTGCTCAACAGTGCGTTCCTGGTCGTGGCGGTCACGGGGCTGGCGACGGTGTTCGGGGTCGGCCTGGCATGGCTGACCGAGCGCACCGACCTCGCCGGACGGGGCATCTGGCGCGTCGCGGCGGCCCTGCCGTTGGCGATGCCGAGCTATGTGGCGGCGTACGCCTGGATCTCCACCACCGATATCGAGGGCGCCTTCGGCTCGGTGATGGTGCTCACGGGGAGCACCTTCCCCTATGTGTATCTCTCGGCCGCGGCCGCGCTGCGCTCGACGGGAGGCACGCTCGAGGAGGTCGCCGCGAGTCTCGGCCAGAACCGCTGGACGGTCTTCCGCCGGGTGACCTGGCCGACGGTACGCCCGGCCGCCGCTGCCGGCGGATTGCTGGTGGCGACCTATACGTTGTCCGACTTCGGCTCGGTCGCACTGATGCGCTACGACGTGTTCACCCGGGCGATCTTCATGTCCTATCGCGCGTCGTTCGATCGATTGCCGGCCGCGGTCCTGGCCTGCGTACTCGTCGTCATGACCCTCATCATCACCGGTGCCGAGATGCGTACGCGGTCGAAAGCGTCGTCGCTCGGCAATGCGCAGGGACCGAAGCGCCCACCCGTGCCGCTGCGGCTGGGGGTGTGGCAGGTGCCGGTGGTGGCCCTGCTGGTCGGCGTGCTCACCGTGAGCCTGGCGTACCCCGTCGTCGCCGTGCTGCGCTGGTTCCTCTCCGATATCGGGGCCGGGCTCCCGGGGGAACTCGGTGAGGTGGTCGCCAACACGGTTCTGGTCTGTGCGGCCGCCGCGGCCATCGCGACCTTGGCGGCGCTGCCGCTCGGCATCTATGGCGCCCGGTCGCAGTCGAAGTTGTCGCGGACCGTGCAGCAGGTCGTCTACTTCGCGCACGGTCTGCCGGGACTCGTCGTGGCGCTGGCGATGGTGTTCTTCGGGATCCGGTACGCCCGGGCCATCTATCAGGAATGGCCCCTGCTGGTCCTGACCTATGTGCTGTTGCTGCTGTCCGCGGCGATGGGGGCGATCCGGGGAGCCGTCGTCACGTCGTCGCCCCGCATCGAGGAGGCGGCCCGGTCGCTGGGAGCCGGCACCGGTCGCGTACTGCGACGCGTGACCCTTCCGCTGGCCATGCCGGGGATCGCGGCCGGGTTCGTGCTCGTGATGCTCAGTGCGATGAAGGAATTGCCCGCGACCCTGCTGCTGCGCCCGGCCGGGTTCGAGACTCTCGCCACGCGCCTGTGGATGAACACCGAGGAGTTGGCGTACGCCGACGCCGCGCCCTATGCCCTCGGGCTCGTGCTGGTCGCACTCATCCCGGCGGTCGCGCTGGTGCGGGTGTCCCTGCCGAAGACGGCCAGGCCTGCCGAGGTGCAGGACGCCGAGTCGGTCGTCGAGCCGCTCTCCTGA
- a CDS encoding MaoC/PaaZ C-terminal domain-containing protein gives MSEQTLETSFTRQQLVRYAGASGDFNQIHFSDHFATALGLDGVLAHGMLTMGVAMRAATDFAGDPARVTDCSFRFSKPVPVPDDADGTALTVVATVTDDGEGPYQLALIATIDNGETVVGKGKATVSR, from the coding sequence ATGAGCGAGCAGACCCTCGAAACCAGCTTCACCCGCCAGCAGCTCGTGCGTTATGCGGGGGCCTCGGGCGACTTCAACCAGATCCATTTCTCCGACCACTTCGCGACGGCGCTCGGCCTCGACGGCGTACTCGCGCACGGCATGCTCACGATGGGTGTGGCGATGAGGGCGGCGACCGATTTCGCGGGCGACCCGGCGCGCGTGACCGACTGCTCGTTCCGGTTCTCCAAGCCGGTGCCGGTGCCCGATGACGCCGACGGCACGGCGCTGACGGTCGTCGCCACGGTCACCGATGACGGCGAGGGCCCCTATCAGCTCGCTCTCATCGCCACGATCGACAACGGCGAAACCGTGGTCGGCAAGGGCAAGGCGACGGTTTCCCGATGA
- a CDS encoding MaoC family dehydratase N-terminal domain-containing protein encodes MPISTEHAGRTYPPLRYTVTAGKIAEFAAALGDDNAAYSGDEAIAPPTFPVVLANWDAVFGDPELGIALNRTIHVEQKFAYARPLRAGDVVDATVKIESVRVRGQVDMVTVATSVDTVDGDHVCTMTSSLFHTRPAEGGSSTETEA; translated from the coding sequence ATGCCGATTTCGACCGAGCACGCGGGGCGCACCTATCCGCCGCTGCGCTACACCGTGACCGCGGGCAAGATTGCCGAGTTCGCGGCCGCCCTGGGCGACGACAACGCCGCCTACTCCGGCGACGAAGCGATCGCGCCGCCCACGTTTCCGGTGGTGCTGGCCAACTGGGATGCGGTCTTCGGCGACCCGGAGTTGGGGATCGCGCTCAACCGCACGATCCACGTCGAGCAGAAATTTGCGTACGCCCGGCCCCTGCGCGCCGGCGATGTCGTCGACGCGACGGTGAAGATCGAGAGCGTCCGCGTCCGCGGCCAGGTCGACATGGTCACCGTGGCTACCAGCGTCGATACGGTCGACGGCGATCACGTGTGCACCATGACGTCCAGCCTGTTCCACACCCGTCCCGCCGAGGGTGGATCCTCGACCGAGACGGAGGCGTGA
- a CDS encoding ArsI/CadI family heavy metal resistance metalloenzyme, producing the protein MSRLQLALNVADIDEAIAFYSQLFATEPAKTRPGYANFEVADPPLKLVLFENPDETGTLNHLGIEHQDLESVRAEGVRLHEAGQELLFEENVDCCNANQTKFWVEGPDGQKWENYFVISDSTPELEGMTKPPSDQTCCA; encoded by the coding sequence ATGTCCCGCCTGCAGCTCGCCCTCAACGTCGCCGATATCGACGAAGCCATCGCCTTCTACTCCCAGCTCTTCGCGACCGAGCCGGCGAAGACCCGACCGGGGTACGCCAACTTCGAGGTTGCCGATCCCCCACTGAAGCTCGTGCTCTTCGAGAACCCGGACGAGACCGGCACCCTGAACCACCTCGGCATCGAGCACCAGGACCTCGAGTCGGTCCGCGCCGAAGGCGTACGCCTCCACGAGGCCGGTCAGGAGCTGTTGTTCGAGGAGAACGTCGACTGCTGCAATGCCAACCAGACCAAGTTCTGGGTCGAGGGTCCGGATGGGCAGAAGTGGGAGAACTACTTCGTCATCTCCGACTCGACTCCTGAGCTCGAGGGCATGACGAAGCCGCCCTCGGACCAGACCTGCTGCGCCTAA
- a CDS encoding transposase, which translates to MARELIDDIRRIDQRKHALDLEITDLVDTTGTRLMELCGIGPLGAASLLIEVGDITRFPTKAHFASWNGTAPIDASSGAHTRHRLSRAGNRRINSVLHTMGQTQRRLKIPEALKCYNQHHHGPHDELKAMRALKRRLSDIIYRTMINDALDTTRTGPGGHQDHDSHSSAAGSQPHTDSSDKPLHGPATNQPKPPLKHAS; encoded by the coding sequence ATGGCCCGGGAACTGATCGATGACATCCGCCGGATCGACCAGCGCAAACACGCCCTGGACCTCGAGATCACCGACCTGGTCGACACCACCGGCACCCGGTTGATGGAACTATGCGGGATTGGCCCGCTCGGTGCGGCCTCGCTACTGATCGAGGTCGGCGATATCACCCGGTTCCCCACGAAAGCCCACTTCGCGTCCTGGAACGGCACCGCCCCGATCGATGCCTCCTCCGGCGCCCACACCCGGCACCGGCTCTCCCGGGCCGGAAACCGGCGGATCAACTCCGTGCTCCACACCATGGGCCAGACCCAACGCCGACTGAAAATCCCCGAAGCCCTGAAGTGCTACAACCAGCACCACCACGGCCCCCACGACGAACTCAAAGCCATGCGAGCACTGAAACGACGCCTGTCCGACATCATCTACCGGACCATGATCAACGACGCCCTCGACACCACCAGGACGGGCCCGGGAGGGCACCAGGATCACGACTCTCACTCCAGCGCGGCCGGCTCACAACCCCACACCGACTCTTCGGACAAGCCTCTCCACGGACCCGCCACCAACCAGCCTAAACCACCCCTGAAACACGCCTCTTGA
- the treZ gene encoding malto-oligosyltrehalose trehalohydrolase yields MTTRPINFDVWAPAAKQVTLLADGRHFPLRRVEGDWWVTMGPLPDEMTRTGIDYGYLLDDDPHPLPDPRSRWQPHGVHGLSRTYDLADHTWNDDAWTGRQLAGGVVYELHIGTFAPGPNGQPGTLDSAISRLDHLVELGIDFVELMPVNAFNGDHGWGYDGVGWYAVHHAYGTPAAYIRFVEACHARGLGVIQDVVYNHLGPSGNYLPRFGPYLNDAVQSPWGSAINLDGEDSDEVRRYIIDNALMWLRDFHVDGLRLDAVHALIDHRAEHILEEIAVEVGALSAFLGRPLSLIAESDQNNPRLITPREAQGFGLTAQWSDDFHHALLANLTGDDSGYYADFASLEALSKVFETGFFHDGTISTFRGRRHGRQLDTNRTPTWRLVVCSDNHDQIGNRADGRRLSKDYTTDELIIAAALILLGPCTPMIFMGEEWGASTPFMFFSSHPEPDLAAAVTNGRFEEFKKMEWGDIEVPDPQAESTFTGSMLNWAETDEGDHARLLSAYRDLIKLRRTWPDLTDPRFEWTTVDHSPDDQWFMVMRGEELSILVNFGNESAAVQLEGPSESLFCNGELSSTGVGKQDHWAEIGAKSVALLKLATPSRPGR; encoded by the coding sequence ATGACCACGCGACCGATCAACTTCGACGTCTGGGCACCAGCAGCCAAGCAGGTGACCCTGCTGGCCGACGGCAGGCACTTCCCCCTGCGGCGCGTGGAGGGCGACTGGTGGGTGACGATGGGCCCACTGCCCGACGAGATGACGCGCACCGGCATCGACTACGGCTATCTCCTCGACGACGACCCCCACCCGCTGCCCGACCCGCGGTCGCGGTGGCAGCCCCACGGGGTCCACGGGCTGTCGCGCACCTATGACCTCGCCGACCACACCTGGAACGACGACGCCTGGACCGGTCGCCAGCTCGCCGGTGGCGTCGTCTATGAACTCCACATCGGCACCTTCGCACCCGGGCCCAACGGCCAGCCCGGCACGCTCGACTCCGCCATCTCGCGACTCGACCACCTCGTCGAGCTCGGCATCGACTTCGTCGAACTCATGCCCGTCAACGCGTTCAACGGCGACCACGGCTGGGGCTATGACGGCGTGGGCTGGTACGCCGTGCATCACGCCTACGGGACCCCTGCGGCGTACATCAGGTTTGTGGAGGCCTGTCACGCGCGCGGGCTCGGCGTGATCCAGGACGTCGTCTACAACCACCTCGGGCCCTCGGGCAACTACCTGCCCCGCTTCGGGCCCTACCTCAACGATGCCGTCCAGAGCCCGTGGGGGAGTGCGATCAACCTCGACGGCGAGGACTCCGACGAGGTGCGGCGCTACATCATCGACAATGCCCTGATGTGGTTGCGCGACTTCCACGTCGACGGGCTGCGGCTGGATGCGGTGCATGCGCTGATCGATCATCGGGCCGAGCACATCCTCGAGGAGATCGCCGTCGAGGTGGGTGCGCTCAGCGCATTCCTCGGCCGGCCGCTGTCGCTGATCGCTGAATCCGACCAGAACAACCCGCGCCTCATCACTCCGCGCGAGGCCCAGGGCTTCGGGTTGACCGCGCAGTGGAGTGATGACTTCCACCACGCGCTGCTGGCCAACCTCACCGGTGACGACTCGGGCTACTACGCCGACTTCGCCTCGCTCGAGGCGCTCTCCAAGGTCTTCGAGACCGGCTTCTTCCACGACGGGACGATCTCCACGTTCCGCGGGCGACGCCATGGCCGACAGCTCGACACCAACCGCACCCCGACCTGGCGCCTCGTCGTCTGTTCCGACAACCACGACCAGATCGGCAACCGCGCCGACGGGCGTCGTCTGTCGAAGGACTACACGACCGACGAGCTGATCATTGCGGCGGCGCTGATCCTGCTCGGGCCGTGTACGCCGATGATCTTCATGGGCGAGGAATGGGGCGCGTCGACGCCGTTCATGTTCTTCTCGTCCCACCCCGAACCCGACCTGGCCGCGGCCGTCACCAACGGTCGATTCGAGGAATTCAAGAAGATGGAGTGGGGCGATATCGAGGTCCCCGATCCCCAGGCCGAATCGACCTTCACGGGTTCGATGCTCAACTGGGCCGAGACCGACGAGGGCGACCATGCGCGACTGCTGTCGGCGTATCGGGACCTGATCAAGCTCCGCCGCACCTGGCCCGATCTCACCGACCCGCGTTTCGAGTGGACGACGGTCGACCACAGCCCCGACGACCAGTGGTTCATGGTCATGCGTGGGGAGGAGTTGTCGATCCTGGTCAACTTCGGCAACGAGAGCGCAGCGGTCCAGCTCGAAGGACCCAGCGAGTCGCTGTTCTGCAACGGTGAGCTCAGCTCCACGGGGGTCGGCAAGCAGGACCACTGGGCCGAGATCGGCGCCAAGTCGGTGGCGCTCCTCAAGCTCGCGACCCCATCCCGGCCAGGCCGCTGA
- a CDS encoding ABC transporter ATP-binding protein — protein MSLGLLDAEVSDVTTVTPALVLDGLVKSFGSTRAVRSVSLDIAPGELLAILGPSGCGKSTLLRLIAGLEAPDAGRVRLGERDVTSRPAHRRKIALVPQEGALFPHLTVAQNVAFGLPGAGKLFGLRRAAQRPEVQRLLELLHIQDLVERMPAQISGGQAQRVALARALACDPEIVLMDEPFSALDASLRHSVRTDIRETLARLGVAAVVVTHDQEEALSLADRVAVMQCGEIVQVGTPDEVYRAPASSEIARFVGHAVLFSGRCQAGSVGSCLGEIAVPDGSEGDGAVMVRPEQILLVPPTPGLPTGEVRSVTFYGHDADVTVELDSGESVVARIQGDLPRGRVSLRVRGAGCFFPAA, from the coding sequence ATGAGCCTGGGTCTGCTGGACGCGGAAGTCAGCGACGTAACGACAGTGACGCCAGCGCTCGTGCTCGACGGCTTGGTCAAATCGTTCGGCTCGACCCGCGCAGTGCGCTCGGTGTCGCTGGACATCGCTCCCGGTGAGCTCCTCGCCATTCTCGGTCCGTCCGGCTGTGGCAAGTCCACGCTGCTGCGGCTGATCGCCGGCCTTGAGGCTCCCGACGCCGGGCGGGTTCGATTGGGCGAGCGTGACGTCACCTCCCGTCCCGCGCACCGGCGCAAGATCGCTCTCGTGCCCCAGGAAGGGGCCCTGTTCCCGCACCTGACCGTGGCCCAGAACGTGGCTTTCGGGCTGCCGGGTGCCGGCAAGCTCTTCGGCCTGCGCCGCGCGGCGCAGCGTCCCGAGGTGCAGCGCCTGCTGGAACTGCTCCACATCCAAGATCTCGTCGAGCGCATGCCGGCCCAGATCTCCGGCGGCCAGGCCCAGCGGGTGGCCCTGGCCCGGGCGCTGGCCTGTGATCCCGAGATCGTCCTGATGGACGAACCGTTCTCCGCGCTGGATGCCTCGCTGCGCCACAGTGTGCGTACTGATATCCGCGAAACCCTGGCCCGCCTCGGCGTCGCCGCCGTGGTCGTCACCCACGATCAGGAAGAGGCGTTGTCGCTCGCCGATCGCGTCGCGGTCATGCAGTGTGGCGAGATCGTGCAGGTGGGTACGCCCGATGAGGTCTATCGCGCCCCCGCCTCCAGTGAGATCGCGCGCTTCGTGGGTCATGCGGTGCTGTTCAGCGGGCGCTGCCAGGCCGGGAGCGTCGGCAGCTGCCTCGGCGAGATCGCTGTTCCGGATGGGTCCGAGGGTGATGGCGCCGTGATGGTGCGCCCCGAGCAGATCCTCCTCGTTCCGCCCACGCCCGGGCTGCCGACGGGTGAAGTCCGCTCGGTGACCTTCTATGGTCACGATGCCGATGTCACTGTCGAACTCGACTCCGGGGAAAGTGTCGTCGCCCGCATCCAGGGCGACCTGCCCCGTGGTCGTGTATCCCTCCGCGTCCGCGGCGCCGGCTGCTTCTTCCCCGCTGCCTGA
- a CDS encoding metalloregulator ArsR/SmtB family transcription factor, with the protein MPKPLPLLVDSGPICCDPLGTTVLDEVTAVELAVRLKAVADPARLRLIDHLVRTPEASTGDLAPVVGLGEPTTSHHLKQLHQAGLVTKRREGASVLYGLNREAVAALVNALGCCR; encoded by the coding sequence ATGCCCAAACCGTTGCCGCTCCTGGTTGACTCCGGCCCCATCTGTTGCGACCCGCTCGGGACGACGGTCCTCGACGAGGTCACCGCGGTCGAGCTGGCGGTCCGGCTCAAGGCGGTCGCCGACCCGGCGCGGCTCCGGCTGATCGATCATCTGGTGCGTACGCCCGAGGCCTCGACCGGCGACCTTGCCCCCGTGGTCGGCCTCGGGGAGCCGACGACGAGCCACCACCTGAAGCAGCTCCATCAGGCCGGGCTGGTGACCAAGCGGCGGGAGGGGGCCAGCGTGCTCTATGGGCTCAATCGCGAGGCGGTGGCGGCTCTCGTGAATGCGCTCGGGTGCTGTCGCTAA
- a CDS encoding YajQ family cyclic di-GMP-binding protein, which yields MASDSSFDVVSKVDRQEVDNALGQAAREISQRFDFKNTDSSIKWSGEVIEMESSTEEKVKAIWDVFQSKLVKRGVSLKAVNAGDPRISGKMWKMTASTDEGISQENAKKISKLIRDEGPKGVKCQIQGDELRVSSKKRDDLQEVQRMIREADYDFAVQFTNYR from the coding sequence GTGGCATCCGACAGCTCGTTCGACGTTGTTTCCAAGGTCGACCGTCAGGAGGTCGACAACGCACTGGGCCAGGCCGCCCGCGAGATTTCCCAGCGCTTCGACTTCAAGAACACCGATTCCTCGATCAAGTGGTCCGGCGAGGTCATCGAGATGGAGTCGAGCACCGAGGAGAAGGTCAAGGCCATCTGGGACGTCTTCCAGTCGAAGCTCGTCAAGCGCGGCGTATCCCTCAAGGCCGTCAACGCCGGCGACCCGCGCATCTCCGGGAAGATGTGGAAGATGACCGCGTCGACCGACGAGGGCATCTCGCAGGAGAACGCCAAGAAGATCTCCAAGCTCATCCGCGACGAGGGCCCCAAGGGCGTGAAGTGCCAGATCCAGGGCGACGAGCTCCGCGTGTCCTCCAAGAAGCGCGATGACCTTCAGGAGGTCCAGCGCATGATCCGCGAGGCCGACTACGACTTCGCGGTGCAGTTCACGAACTACCGATAG
- a CDS encoding iron ABC transporter substrate-binding protein produces the protein MKRTFLAVAAALTSAVMLAGCSSGSSSAPAAGASESAAGDADGALVLYVGRSEKLVGPLLDKLEAEVGRDVEVQYAGTAELAAKLMEEGDRSPADVYFSQDAGALGALKKNDMLRPLADETVAGIDQTWVDADKTWVATSGRARVVAYNPEVTPAGADLKSVDDLLKPEFVDKIGYAPTNASFQSFVTALRVAKGEDGAKKWLQDFKALNPKVYANNNAALEAVERGEVGLGLINHYYWYKFADGKNPADVKSKLTFFPASDPAGLINVAGAGILKSTKKPEAAEKAIAFLLSEESQKYFADDTAEYPVRSDITPKYDLKPLDLSDASKIDLNDLDSLDATQAMMRDVGMI, from the coding sequence ATGAAGAGAACGTTTCTCGCGGTTGCGGCCGCGCTGACCAGCGCCGTCATGCTTGCCGGCTGCTCCTCCGGCTCGTCCAGTGCCCCGGCCGCGGGCGCGTCCGAAAGCGCAGCCGGCGATGCCGACGGCGCACTTGTTCTGTATGTCGGTCGCAGCGAGAAGCTCGTCGGACCGCTGCTCGACAAGCTCGAGGCCGAGGTCGGTCGCGATGTCGAGGTGCAGTACGCCGGCACCGCCGAGCTCGCCGCCAAGCTGATGGAGGAGGGCGACCGCAGCCCCGCCGACGTCTACTTCTCCCAGGATGCCGGTGCGCTGGGTGCCCTGAAGAAGAACGACATGCTCCGCCCGCTGGCCGATGAGACCGTGGCCGGCATCGACCAGACCTGGGTCGACGCCGACAAGACCTGGGTGGCGACGTCCGGCCGCGCGCGTGTGGTGGCGTACAACCCCGAGGTCACGCCGGCCGGCGCCGACCTGAAGTCGGTCGACGACCTGCTGAAGCCGGAGTTCGTCGACAAGATCGGGTACGCCCCCACCAATGCCTCGTTCCAGTCCTTCGTCACCGCGCTGCGCGTGGCCAAGGGTGAGGACGGTGCCAAGAAGTGGCTGCAGGACTTCAAGGCCCTCAACCCCAAGGTCTATGCCAACAACAACGCCGCCCTCGAGGCCGTCGAGCGCGGTGAGGTCGGTCTGGGCCTGATCAACCACTACTACTGGTACAAGTTCGCCGACGGCAAGAACCCCGCCGATGTGAAGTCGAAGCTGACGTTCTTCCCCGCCAGCGACCCGGCCGGCCTGATCAACGTCGCCGGCGCCGGCATCCTGAAGTCGACGAAGAAGCCCGAGGCGGCGGAGAAGGCGATCGCCTTCCTGCTGTCCGAGGAGTCCCAGAAGTATTTCGCCGACGACACCGCCGAATATCCCGTCCGGTCCGATATCACGCCGAAATACGACCTGAAGCCGCTCGACCTGTCCGATGCCAGCAAGATCGACCTGAACGACCTCGACTCGCTCGATGCCACCCAGGCGATGATGCGCGACGTCGGCATGATCTGA